The Faecalibacterium sp. I3-3-33 DNA window GCTGTTCGGTTCCTTCTTTGTCATGCTGCTGGCCGGTGTGCCCATCTCGGCAGGCATTGGCATTGCATCCATCTTCACGGCACTGTTCAGCATGGACCCCGCAATTTTTGCCCTGACCGCCGCACAGCGCTGCTTCTCGGGCATTGACTCCTTCTCTCTGCTGGCGCTGCCCTTCTTCTCTCTGGGCGGCAACATCATGAACAAGGGCGGCATTGCAAAGCGCCTTGTCCGTCTGGCACGTCTGGCTGTGGGCAAGATGCCCGGCTATCTGGCTGCCACCAACGTTCTGGCCAATATGTTCTTCGGTGCCGTTTCCGGTTCCTCCGTGGCAGCTACTTCTGCCATGGGCTCCATCATGGCTCCGCTGGAGCTGGATGAGGGCTACGACCCCAACTACTCCGCAGCCGTCAACATCTGCTCTGCCCCCACCGGCATCCTGATCCCCCCGTCCGGCCCGCTGATCCTTTACTCCATCACCGCCGGCGGTGTTTCTGTGGCTGCTCTGTTCATGGGCGGCTACCTGCCCGGCATCCTGATGGGTCTGTGCGTGGCTGGTCTGGCTGTGTTCATCGCCGTCAAGAAGGGCTATAAGTCCTCCGACGTCAAGGACCCCGACCCCGCCATCAAGATCATCATTGATGCAGTGCCCTCTCTGCTGGCCGTCATCATCGTCATGGGCGGCATTCTGGCAGGCTTCTTCACCGCCACCGAGGCCGGTGTGGTGCTTTGCCTGTACTGCGGCCTGCTGTCCATCCTGTACAAGGAGATGACCTTCAAGAGCTTCTATAATCTGCTGGCAGACACCATGGAGAGCAGCGCCACCATCCTGTTCCTGATCGCCGCTTCCTCCATCATGTCCTACGTCATGAGTTACTCCGGCATCCCTGCCGCTATCAGCAACGCGCTGATGAGCATTTCCAACAACCGCTACGTCATCCTGCTGGTCATGAACGTGTTCCTGCTGGTCATGGGTATGTTCCTGGATCTGACCCCCGCAGTTCTGATCTTCACTCCCATCTTCCTGCCCATCACCCGCAGCATCGGCATGAGCGATGTGCAGTTCGGCATCATGCTTATCATGAACCTGGGCATCGGCTCGGTCACCCCGCCGGTCGGTTCCTGCCTGTTCGTGGGCTGCGGTGTCGGCAAGGTCAAGATCGAAGGCGTTACCAAGTACATTGTGCCGCTGTTCACCGCCATGGTCGTGGCACTGTTCCTTGTCACCTTCATCCCTGCCATTTCGCTGTGCGTCCCGTACCTGTGCGGTCTGGTGCCCAGCCTTGGCTGGACGTTCTAAGCCCTGACTGTTCCGGGTAAAGCAACGAATACGTTGCCCCCATTTCTCTGAAGATATCCTGCATCTGAGGGGGAATGGGGGCATTTTTTTATCAAGAATCAACTGAGAGGAGTAAAAACAATGGAGATCTGCTCCCGTTTTACCGGCATGGAGCGCAAAGACGGCGCTTTCCTGCTGCATACTGATAACGCTGATATCAAGGTCTGCTTTGTGACCGATGAGATCGTCCGCGTCCGCGCAAGCTTTGACCACGAGCTGGCAGAAGAGTCCTATGTCCTGATGACCACCGCATGGGAGGATCGGATGGACGAGCTGTTCAAGGGTGAGCGCACCCGTGTGGAGCCCTTTGCCGCACAGGTCACCGAGGATGACAGCACCCTCACCTTTGCCACCGGCAAGGTGACGCTGGTGGTGGACAAAGACCCCATCAACTTCAAGCTGCTGGCTGCCGACGGTTCCGAGCTGTACAGCACCCTGCCCGGCAACCCCTTCGTCAAGGATTCCAACAACCGCGTGGTGGCTTACAGCCGGATGAAGGAGGACGATTGCTTCTACGGCTTTGGCGAAAAGACCGGCCTGCTGGATAAGAACAAGACCTTCCAGCGGGAGCGCGCCACCGATGCCATGGGCTACGATGCCGAGAAGATGGATACCCTTTATAAGCACATCCCCTTCTACATCCGTCTGGACCGCGACACCCACAAGGCTGTGGGCGTGTTCTACCACAACTTCTACGAGTCCGTGTTCAACATGGGCTGCGAAAAGAGCAACTACTGGCCCCGCTACACCTATTTTCAGGCAGACGGCGGCGATCTGGACTGCTTCCTGATCGGCGGCGACACCATTGCCCGCATCGTGGACAACTACACCCTGCTGACCGGCCGTCCGGCCCTGCTGCCCAAGCGTGCACTGGGCTATCAGGGCTCCAGCATGTACTACCCCGAGCTGGAGAAGGACAGCGATGACGCTGTGCTGGGCTTCATCGACACCATCAAGGAAGAGGGCTTCCCCATCGACGGCTTCCACCTGTCCAGCGGCTACACCAGCCAGAACAACAAGCGCTGCGTCTTTACATGGAACACCGAACGCTTCAAGGACCCCAGCGCCTACTTCCACGCCATGAACGAAAAGCACGCCCAGAACGTGCCCAACGTCAAGCCGGGTGTCCTGCTGTGCAACCCCCGTTTCGACGAGTTCAACGCAGATGACGTATTCGTGAAGGATAGCAAGAACCCCGAGACCTACGGTGTCGGCAAATGGTGGGGCGGCGACGGCGCATTCTGGGACTTCACCAAGCCCGAAGGCCGTGCAGCCTGGAAAAAGTACCTCACCGAGTCCATCATTGCCGTGGGCACCGACTCCGTCTGGAACGACAACTGCGAGTACGACAGCCTGATGGACAAGGACTGCACCTGCGATTTTGACGGCAAGGGCGGCACCATCGGCCAGCTGAAGCCCCTCATGAGCACCCTGATGTGCAAGGTGGGTGCCGATGCTGTGGTGGAGCACAACGCCAAGGCACGCCCCTACATGGTCTGCCGCAGCGGCAGCGCCGGCATCCAGCGCTATGCCCAGACCTGGTGCGGCGACAACTATACCAGCTGGAAGAGCCTGAAGTACAATATCCCCATCATCGCCGGCATGGGTCTGTCCGGTCAGCCCAACGAGGGCGCGGACATCGGCGGCTTTGCCGGTCCCGCACCCACCGAGGAGCTGTTCGTGCGCTGGGTGCAGAACGGCATCTTCCAGGCCCGCTTCTCCATCCACTCCGCCTCCAACGACAACACCGTTACCGAGCCGTGGATGTTCCGGGAGTCTGCGGACACCATCCGGGACGCCATCCTGCTGCGTTACCGCTTTACCCCCTATCTCTACAGCGCTGAGTACGAGGCCAGCCAGACCGGTGCGCCCATCATGCGTGCTCTGGTCTACGACTTCCAGAACGACCCCAAGGCATGGGAGGAGAGCTTCGAGTTCCTGTTCGGCCGGGATATTCTGGTGGCTAACGTTCTGGAAGAGGGCGCCAAGACCCGCACCGTCTACCTGCCCGCAGGCTGCAAGTGGTACGACTGGAACGATAAGTTCCGCTGCTACGAGGGCGGCCAGACCATCGAAGTGCCGGTCACCATGGCTACCATCCCCATGTTCGTCCGCGAGGGCGCAGTGATCGCCATGGCAGACAACCAGCTGATGACCATGGAGGGCGACCACACCACCGCCCTGCACCTCATCGTGGCACCCAAGGGCACCACCACCACGACCCTGTACGATGACGACGGCATCACCAACGATTTCAAGAGCGGCGTGTACCGCAAGACCACCATCACCACCACCGCAGGCGAGCGGGTGACCATGAACTTTGCCTCCGAGGGCAGCTACAAGGACACCGTGGAAACCATCAAGGTGGAGATGATCGCCAAGGAAAAGAGCCCCTTCTGGGTCACGCTGGATGGCCGCAAGATCGAGCACTTCCTCAACCGCCGCAAGTTCGACGCCGCTGCCGAGGGCTGGTATTACAGCCAGAGCAAAAAGGCTGTGGAGGTCAAGTACGCCAACCCTGCCAAGGATCACGAGCTGACCGTTTCGTTTGAACAGTTCGACCTGATCGGTATGTAACACTGCACGGAGGAACCTCTTATGCTGCTGCGTAGTTTTGAATCCTTTGAAAAGACCGAAAACGGCTACCTCATCCACGGCGATGCCGCCGATGTGAAGCTGGTTTTCATGACAGACGATATCATCCGCATCCGGGTGCACTTCGACAAGGGCACTCCCATGGAGGAGGAGTCCTACACGCTGGTGACCACCGCGTGGGAGGACCGGATGGACACCCTGCTCAAGGACGAGCGCACCCGCATCACCGCGCTGGACGTCCCCTGCACTGAGGACGATAAGACCCTGACCTTTGAGACCGCACACCTGACTTTGAAGCTGTTCAAAAAGCCTTTCCACTTTGAACTGTTCGATAAGTCCGGCAAGCTGATCTATCAGGATCTGCGGGAGCGCGCCTTTGAGAAGGATCAGATCGGCCGTCTGAGCCACTTCTCCAAGGTGGACCGGGAATTTGACCACTTCTACGGCTTTGGCGAAAAGACCGGCCATCTGGATAAAAAGGGACGCCGCCTGCGGATGTCCCCCAAGGATGCCATCGGCCACGACCCCGAGACCGGCGACCCCATGTATAAGCACATCCCCTTCTATATCCGGGTAAATGAGCACGACCTGCGCCCTGTCGGTCTGTTCTACCACAACTCCTACGACTGCGTGTTCGACCTTGGCGAGGAGCTGTCCGGCTACTGGGAGCGCTACTGCTACTACCAGACCGACGGCGGCGACATCGACCTGTTCCTGCTGGCCGGTGAGACCCTGCCCGAGATCCTGAACGAGTACACCCTGCTGACCGGCCGCAGCGCCCTGCCCACCAAGCAGTCTCTGGGCTACTGCGCCTCCACCATGTACTACGCCGAGCTGGAAAAGAACTGCGACGAGGAGATCTACAAGGTCATCGACAAGCACGAAAAAGAGGGCATCCTCATCGACAACTTCTGGCTGGCTTCCGGCTATTCCAGCGGCGAAAAGGACAACCTGCGCTATGTGTTCAACTGGAACTACAAGCGCTTCCCGGAGCCGGAAAAGTTCTTTGAGAACATGAACGCCCGGGGCATCAATGTCATCCCCAACCTGAAGCCCGGCATCCTGAAGCACCACCCCTACATCGACCTGTTTGAAAAGAACGATGTCTTTATCAAGACCCCGGACGGCAAGGCTCCGTACTACGGCCGCTGGTGGGGCGGCGAGGGACGCTTCTTCGACTTCACCGGCCCCAATGGCCGCAACACATGGAAGCAGCTGCTGGAAGAGAACATCCTCAAAAAGGGCACCAAGACCGTCTGGAACGACAACTGCGAGATGGACGGCGTGGAGGACCGCGATGCCCAGTGCGACTTTGAGGGCAAAAAGGGCACCATGGCAGAGCTGAAGATCCTGCACTCCAACCTGATGGCCTACACCGCCAAGCAGGCGCTGGCAGATGTGTACCCCGGCGAGCGCCCCTATATCATCAACCGCGCAGGCTACGCCGGTATCCAGCGCTACGCACAGGTGTGGGGCGGCGATAACCTGACCGACTGGCGCACCGTCAAGTTCAACATTGCCACCATTCTGGGCATGGGTCTGTCCGGCTGCTCCAACATGGGCTGCGATATCGGCGGCTTTGCCGGCCCTGCACCCGAGGCAGAGCTGCTGCTCCGCTGGCTGCAGAACGGCATCTTCCAGCCGCGCTTCTGCCTGAACTCCGCCAACAACGACAACACCGTCACCCAGCCGTGGATGTACGAGGAGAACCTGCCCTACATCCGTGCAGCTTACCAGCTGCGCTACCGTCTGATGCCCACTTTGTACTCCCTGATGTACGAGTCCAACCAGAACGGTATGCCGGCATGGCGTCCGCTGTTCCTGGAGTTCCCGGAGGACCCCAAGTGCTACACCGACAAGAACCTGACCTTTATGTTCGGCAAGAGCATTCTGGTGGCAAACGTGGTGGAAAAGGGCGCAACTACCCGCACCGTCTACCTGCCCGCAGGCTGCACTTGGTACGATATGAACGATAATCTGCGCGCATACGAGGGCGGCCAGACCATCGAGGTTCCGGTCACGCTGGCAAGCATCCCCATGTTCCTGCGCGGCTCTGCCGTTGTGGTAACCACCGAGGACGTCAAGCACATCCTCAAGGACACCATGCGCCAGATCGACCTGCTGGTGGCTGCCGAGACCGACACCAGCTTTGTGCTGTACGATGACGACGGCCACACCGAGGACTACAAAAACGGTGTTTACGCCAAGACCACCATCACCGTCAAGGCCGGCGACCGCACCGACATCCGCTTTGCCACCGAGGGCAGCTACGCTTCCCCTGTGGAGCGCATGACCCTGAAGCTGGTCAGCAAGAAAAAGGGTGCGCTCTGGGCCAGCGTGGACGGACAGCAGCTCCCCCAGTACATCGTCCGCGACGGCTGGGAGGCCGCAGAGTCCGGCTGGTACTACAACCTGCCTGACCGCACCATCTGGGTCAAGTTCGCAAAGCCTGCCAAGAAGGACTTTACGGTGACTGTCTCCACCGAAAAGTTTGACCTGATCGGTATGGCAGAGGACTAAAAAGCTATTTCCAATCTTCTTTGATTCTTCTTCAGAAACACAAAGGCCCGTGGGGAGTTCCCCACGGGTCTTCGTGTTTTTTATAGGTTTCAGGCTTCGGTCTGCGTCTCCCGCCGGAGGATGCGGCAGACCATGAACAGGCAGTAGAACATCGCCAAGCCCCAAGCAAAGGGGTTGGAAAGGCAGATGCCCAGATACCCAAGGCCGGTCTTTACCGCCAGCACGCCGCCAAGGCTGCGGCCGATGAGCTCGCCCACGCCGGAAACGATGGCCAGCACGCTGTAACCAAGCCCCTGCAACGTGTTGCGGAAGATCATCAGCAGGCCGTGGAAGCAAAACAGCATACTCATGACGCTGAGGTACTGGATAGCACCTGCTGTGACGGCGGGGTCGGCATCGCCCAGCACAAGCCCCACCGCGTAGGGCTTGATAAAAAAGATCACGCCCCATGCCACGGCGCAGTAGAGCAGCTGCACCATGCAGCCGTCCTTGATGCCCTGCCGGATGCGGTCGGTGCGGCGGGCGCCGTGGTTTTGCCCCACATAGGTAGCCATGGCCATGCCTACGCTCTCCATGGGCAGGGTGAACATCTGACGGATCTTTTCGCCTGCTGTCTGGGCTGCCACAGCGGTGCTGCCCAGCAGGTTGATGGCGTCCTGCATGATGACTGCGCCGATGGCAGAGACCGAGTATTCAAACCCCATGGGCAGGCCGATATAGGCCAGCCGCTTGCAGTGCCCTGCCGAAAGCAGGGTGCGCGGCTGCCGGAAGGAAAGCTCCTCCAGCTTTGCCGTGCGGGTAAAGAACCAGTAGGCGCACAGCCCGCCGCTGAGCAGCTGGCTGAGCACGGTGGCAATGGCAGCACCGTCCACCCCCATGCCCAGCGGCACGATGAAGAGGTAGTCCAGCAGAATGTTCACCACGCTGGCGACCAGCAGGAAGTAAAAGGGGTGCCGGGAATCCCCCAGTGCCCGCAGCACGCTGGAGGCGTAGTTGTACAGCACCGTAGCCGGGATGCCCAGAAAAATGAGCCGGATGTAGAGCACGGCATCGGCGTACAGCTCCTCCGGCGTATGGATGAGCCGGAGCAGCGGCCCTGCCATCAGGGTGGTAAACACGGTGAACACCACGCTCAGTACCAGACAGAGCAGTGCGCCGTTCAGCAGGTATTTTTGCAGTCCGTCCTTATCCTTTGCGCCAAAGGTCTCTGCCGCCGGGATGCCAAAGCCCACGCAGGCACCCTGCACAAAGCCCAGAATGAGAAAGTTGAGGGAGTAGGTGGTGCCCACCGCGCCCAGCGCGTCGGTGCCCAGACACCGCCCTACGATGACGGTGTCCGCAAAGCTGTACAACTGCTGGAACAAGGTGCCCAGCACCAGCGGCAAGGCGAACCGCAGGATCTGGAACAGCGGCTTGCCCACGGTAAGGTCGGTGGTGCCGGAGCGCTTTTGAGAAGTAGCTGCCATAAAGAAAACTCCTTATTATGGTATTTTCTTTATTCTACCATGGACAGCCGCTTTTCCCAAAGTGGTTTTGTGACAGGAAGTTGTCTTTTTGTGACGGAAGAGCCGAGCCTTTCCCCAATCGGGAAAAGGTTTGGCTCTTTGGTTTCTCTGAAAAAGAGGATATTTGATCAGACCTCCGGCGGCGGGCAGCAGCTCTCCCGCGGGATGAGCTTGTGCGGCACGATGATCTTTGTTGCCAGAAGGTTCGGGTTCTCAATGTGGTTGATGGTCTGGCTGGCGGCTTCCATGCCCAGCTGGTAGGGGTTGACGTCCACGGTGGTCAGCTGCGGGCTGGTGATGCGGGAGAACAGCGAGTTATTGAAGGATACGATGGACAAATCTTTCGGGACGCGCAGTCCCAGCTTGCCGCAGAACTGTTCCAGCACCACGGCAAGGATGTCATCGCTGACCAGCATGGCGGTGGGGTGATTCGGGGCGGTGAGCAGAGCTTTCAACGCCCCCTCGTAGGCATCGTTCAGGGTGTTGACCTCCACACAGTCCTCTTCGCGCGGGGTGATGCCGTGCTTGAGCAGGGACATCTGATAGCCCCGCTTGCGCTCTGCGGAAAACAGCATAGCGTTGCTGACCCCGAAATACGCAATACGGCGGTGGCCCATCTCATAAAGGTAATCGGTGGCTTCCTCTCCGGCAAGGGCATTGTCGTTGTCGATGTAGATGGTCTGGTTCGCGGACTGCGCCGCCTTGCCTACAATGACATGGAGCAGCCCTTCATTGCGCAGATACGCCGCCACCGGACAGTCCTTTTTGGAATAGAGCAGGATAAAGCCGTCCGCCTGTGCGTTGGCCACCATGCTCTGGATGGCGTCCAGCACCTCGGCATCGTCCTGCCCGGTGATGACCGTGTTCACATACCGCCGCTGGTTGCAGAACTGCCCGATGCCGCGGATGATCTCCAGATGAAAGGCGTTTTCGTAGACGTCCCGCTGGGAGGAGGGCAGAATGATGCCGATGGTCTTGGAAAAAGCCTCCACCGGTTCGGCCTCAAAATTCGGCTCGTAGCCCAGCTGTGCCATGATGCGGCGCACCCGCTCCTTGGTCTCCCGGCTGATGGAAGGGCTGTCCTTGCAGGTGCGGGACACCGTGGAGGGCGAGACCCCCGCTGCCGCTGCGACATCTTTGATGGTAACTGCCATTGTCTGTTCCTCCCTGATATAGTGGTTCTATTGTAAAGCCGTTTGCACGCAATGTCAATGTTTGCGCACGGGATTGCGTAAACTGTGCAACACTGAGCTTGCGTACCTTCGACAATTTCCACAAATAAGCGTGCATTCGCTTGTGCGAAACACAGAAAAATTATTTTCGCTCCAAAAAACTCTTGTAAAAACTGCGGAGTTGGATTATTCTTGTTGCGTAAAGTAGTGCAAAAGCAACGCAACGTTTGCACAAAACGATGCAAAAAGGAACAAGGAGGAACATCATGGCAACAACAAAAGCGGCCCCGGGCAAAAAGGGGCTCATCAACTTCGACTTCTTACAGAAGCTGGGCAAGGTGCTGATGACGGTCATCGCCGTCATGCCGGCTGCCGGTCTGATGATCAGTCTGGGCAAGCTGGTGCAGATGGGCGGCGGCGACATCGCAGCGGTCATGACCATCGGCACCACGATGGAGAATATCGGCTGGGCGGTCATCAATAACCTGCACATCCTGTTCGCCGTTGCCATCGGCGGCAGCTGGGCAAAGGAGCGTGCGGGCGGTGCCTTTGCCGCCGTGCTGGCGTTCGCCCTCATCAACGTCATCACCGGCAACATCTTCGGCGTCACCAGCGCCATGCTGGCAGACCCCAACGCCGTGACCCACACCCTGTTCGGGCAGGAGATCGCCGTCAACGGCTACTTCACCTCTGTGCTGGGCGCACCGGCGCTGAACATGGGTGTGTTCGTGGGTATCATCGCCGGTTTTGTTGGCGGCGTGGCTTACAATAAATACTACAACTTCCGCAAGCTGCCGGATGCGCTGGCCTTCTTCAACGGCAAGCGCTTCGTGCCCATGGTGGTCATTGCCTACTCGGTGGTCATCTCGCTGGTGCTGGCGCTGTTCTGGCCTGTGGTGCAGACCGGCATTAACAACTTTGGCATCTGGATCGCCAACTCTTCCGAGACTTCTCCCATTCTGGCTCCGTTCATCTATGGTACGCTGGAGCGTCTGCTGCTGCCCTTCGGCCTGCACCACATGCTGACCATCCCCATGAACTACACCTCCTTCGGCGGCACCTACACCATCGCTACCGGCGTCAACGCAGGCAGTCAGGTGTTTGGTCAGGACCCGCTGTGGCTGGCATGGGCAAACGACCTCATCAACTTCAAAAAGGCCGGCGATATGGCCGCTTACAACAACCTGCTGGCTACTGTCACCCCCGCCCGCTTCAAGGTGGGCCAGATGATCGGTGCCACCGGTCTGCTGCTGGGCATTGCACTGGCTATGTTCCGTCGGGTGGATGCCGACAAGCGCGCAAACTATAAGTCCATGTTCATCTCCACCGCGCTGGCAGTGTTCCTGACCGGCGTCACCGAGCCGCTGGAATTCATGTTCATGTTCTGCGCTATGCCGCTGTACATCGTGTACGCACTGCTGCAGGGCTGCGCCTTCGCCATGGCGGGCATCATCCATCTGCGTCTGCACTCCTTCGGCAATCTGGAGTTCATCACCCGCATCCCCATGTCCCTGCAGGCGGGTCTGGGCGGCGATATCATCAACTTTGTGATTTGCGTGATCGCGTTCTTTGTTATCGGCTACTTCGTGGCCTACTTTATGATCGGCAAGCTTCAGCTGGCAACGCCGGGTCGTCTGGGCAACTACACCGATGACAACGCGGACGATTCTGCCGCCGCCGCAAAGACCGAGAAGAAGGCCGACAAAAAGGCTGATAACGGTCAGGCCGAGCGCATTATCGCCCTGCTGGGCGGCCGGGAGAACATCGTGCTGGTGGACGCCTGCATGACCCGTCTGCGCGTTACCGTGAAGGACCCCGCCAAGGTGGCCGACCTTGCCGCATGGAAGGCCGAGGGTGCTCTGAGCCTGCTGGTGAAGGGCGATGGCATTCAGGCCGTGTACGGCCCCAAGGCAGACGTTTTGAAATCTGACATCAACGATATTCTGTAAAAAACTATGAAACTGCTGACATTGAATACCCACAGCCTTATCATCCCGGAGTATGAGGCAAAGCGGGAGATTTTTGTAGACTTCATCGCAAAGGAGCAGCCGGAGGTGTTCGCCCTGCAGGAGGTGAACCAGACCGCCGCTGCGCCGCTGCTGGCAGAGGCTCCGGCGGGGTACTACCCCTGCCCCGGCAATATGGTGCTGCTGAAAGCGGACAACCACGCCGCAGCCGTGGCAAAAATGCTGGAAGCACGGGGTGTGCACTATTATTGGAGCTGGCTCCCGGCAAAGATAGGCTACGACAAATACGATGAGGGCATGGCGGTGTTCAGCCGTGCACCCATCACCGCCGCCGAGAACCTGCTACTGAGCCAGTCTAGCGATTACAACAACTGGAAGACCCGCCGCACGCTGGGCGTCTGTGCAGGAGACGTCTGGTATTATACGGTGCATCTGGGCTGGTGGAAGGACGAAGTAGAACCTTTCGCTCCCCAGTGGGAAAAGCTTTCAAAGGCGGCGGGCGCAAAAAAGACCGCCTTTCTGCTGGGCGACTTCAACAGTGAAGCCGATGTGCGGGGCGAGGGCTACGACCTTGTCCGGCGCAGCGGCTGGCAGGATACCTACTGCTTGGCGCAGCAGCGGGACGCAGGCTACACGGTGGTGGAAGCCATTGATGGCTGGCGGGATGCCCCGGATGCAGCGGCCAAAAAGCGCATCGACCAGATCTGGTGCTCCAAGGCGGTGGCTGTAAAGAGCAGCCGGGTGGTGTTTGGCGGCCTGCAGGAGCCGCAGGTGTCTGACCATGCCGGTGTTATGATCGAGTTATAAAGGAAGGTAAAAGAAGATGCAGAGAAGCGCAGGCATTTTGCTGCCCATCAGCAGTCTGCCGTCCCCTTACGGCATCGGCTGCTTTTCGCAGGAAGCATACGACTTTGTGGATTGGCTCAAGGAAGCCAGGCAGACCTATTGGCAGATTTTACCGCTGGGTGTGACCAGCTACGGCGACAGCCCGTACCAGAGCTTTTCCGCCTTTGCGGGCAACCCCTATTTCATCAGTCTGGACGCACTGGTGGAGGAAGGGGTGCTGACCGCCGCCGAGTGCAAAAAGGCAAACTTCGGCCGCAAGGCAGACGACATTGATTACAGCCGCCTGTATACCGAGCGCGGCCGCCTGCTGCGGCTGGCGTACTCCCGCAGCGACATCGGCCACAACGAAGCATTTGCGGCATTCTGCGAGAAAAACAAGTGGTGGCTGGACGATTTTGCCCTGTTCATGGCGGTAAAGGACCGCTTTGAGGGCAAGCCGTGGATCGAGTGGGCAGAGGATATCCGTCTGCGCTGGCAGCCCGCCATGGACTACTACCGCCGGGAGCTGTACTTTGAGGTGGAGTACCACAAGTATCTTCAGTTCAAGTTCGAGGAGCAGTGGCGCAAACTGAAAGCCTACGCCAACAGCAAGGGCATCCAGATCATCGGTGATATCCCCATCTATGTGGCGCTGGATTCTGCGGACGCTTGGGCAAACCCGGGCCTGTTCCAGCTGGACAAGGACAACGTTCCCACGGCAGTGGCGGGCGTTCCCCCGGATGGCTTCTCCCCCACCGGTCAGCTCTGGGGCAACCCGCTTTATCGCTGGGAAGCACACCGCGCGACCGGCTATCAGTGGTGGATCACCCGGCTGTGGTACTGCTTCGAGCTGTACGATGTGGTGCGCATCGACCACTTCCGCGGCTTCGACGAGTATTTCTCCATCCCCTACGGCAGCGAGACCGCCGTGGATGGCCACTGGGAAAAAGGCCCCGGCATCGAGCTGTTCCGCGCGGTGGAGCAGGCACTGGGCAAGCGGGAGATCATCGCAGAGGATCTCGGCTACATGAGCGACACCGTGCGGCAGCTGGTGCGGGACAGCGGTTTCCCCGGCATGAAGGTGCTGGAATTTGCCTTTGACTCCCGCGATACTGGCAGCGCCAGCGACTATCTGCCCCACAACTACCCGGTGAACAGCGTGGCGTATACCGGCACCCACGACAACGAGACACTGGTCTCCTGGTACCAGACCATCTCGGACGCCGAGCGCGCCATGGTGCGGGATTACCTGTACGACTACGCCACCCCGGACGAGCAGCTTTATAAAAGCATGATCGCACTGATCCTGCGCAGCGCAGCGGCAAAGTGCATCATCCCTATGCAGGACTGGCTGGGGCTGGACAACGCTGCCCGCATCAATAAGCCCTCCACCGTAGGGCAGAACTGGCGCTGGCGGCTGAAAAAGACCCAGCTGACCAAGAAGCTCCAAAAAGAGATCTGCCAGCTGACCACCCGCTA harbors:
- a CDS encoding LacI family DNA-binding transcriptional regulator; translation: MAVTIKDVAAAAGVSPSTVSRTCKDSPSISRETKERVRRIMAQLGYEPNFEAEPVEAFSKTIGIILPSSQRDVYENAFHLEIIRGIGQFCNQRRYVNTVITGQDDAEVLDAIQSMVANAQADGFILLYSKKDCPVAAYLRNEGLLHVIVGKAAQSANQTIYIDNDNALAGEEATDYLYEMGHRRIAYFGVSNAMLFSAERKRGYQMSLLKHGITPREEDCVEVNTLNDAYEGALKALLTAPNHPTAMLVSDDILAVVLEQFCGKLGLRVPKDLSIVSFNNSLFSRITSPQLTTVDVNPYQLGMEAASQTINHIENPNLLATKIIVPHKLIPRESCCPPPEV
- a CDS encoding PTS transporter subunit IIBC: MATTKAAPGKKGLINFDFLQKLGKVLMTVIAVMPAAGLMISLGKLVQMGGGDIAAVMTIGTTMENIGWAVINNLHILFAVAIGGSWAKERAGGAFAAVLAFALINVITGNIFGVTSAMLADPNAVTHTLFGQEIAVNGYFTSVLGAPALNMGVFVGIIAGFVGGVAYNKYYNFRKLPDALAFFNGKRFVPMVVIAYSVVISLVLALFWPVVQTGINNFGIWIANSSETSPILAPFIYGTLERLLLPFGLHHMLTIPMNYTSFGGTYTIATGVNAGSQVFGQDPLWLAWANDLINFKKAGDMAAYNNLLATVTPARFKVGQMIGATGLLLGIALAMFRRVDADKRANYKSMFISTALAVFLTGVTEPLEFMFMFCAMPLYIVYALLQGCAFAMAGIIHLRLHSFGNLEFITRIPMSLQAGLGGDIINFVICVIAFFVIGYFVAYFMIGKLQLATPGRLGNYTDDNADDSAAAAKTEKKADKKADNGQAERIIALLGGRENIVLVDACMTRLRVTVKDPAKVADLAAWKAEGALSLLVKGDGIQAVYGPKADVLKSDINDIL
- a CDS encoding endonuclease/exonuclease/phosphatase family protein, with translation MKLLTLNTHSLIIPEYEAKREIFVDFIAKEQPEVFALQEVNQTAAAPLLAEAPAGYYPCPGNMVLLKADNHAAAVAKMLEARGVHYYWSWLPAKIGYDKYDEGMAVFSRAPITAAENLLLSQSSDYNNWKTRRTLGVCAGDVWYYTVHLGWWKDEVEPFAPQWEKLSKAAGAKKTAFLLGDFNSEADVRGEGYDLVRRSGWQDTYCLAQQRDAGYTVVEAIDGWRDAPDAAAKKRIDQIWCSKAVAVKSSRVVFGGLQEPQVSDHAGVMIEL
- the malQ gene encoding 4-alpha-glucanotransferase — protein: MQRSAGILLPISSLPSPYGIGCFSQEAYDFVDWLKEARQTYWQILPLGVTSYGDSPYQSFSAFAGNPYFISLDALVEEGVLTAAECKKANFGRKADDIDYSRLYTERGRLLRLAYSRSDIGHNEAFAAFCEKNKWWLDDFALFMAVKDRFEGKPWIEWAEDIRLRWQPAMDYYRRELYFEVEYHKYLQFKFEEQWRKLKAYANSKGIQIIGDIPIYVALDSADAWANPGLFQLDKDNVPTAVAGVPPDGFSPTGQLWGNPLYRWEAHRATGYQWWITRLWYCFELYDVVRIDHFRGFDEYFSIPYGSETAVDGHWEKGPGIELFRAVEQALGKREIIAEDLGYMSDTVRQLVRDSGFPGMKVLEFAFDSRDTGSASDYLPHNYPVNSVAYTGTHDNETLVSWYQTISDAERAMVRDYLYDYATPDEQLYKSMIALILRSAAAKCIIPMQDWLGLDNAARINKPSTVGQNWRWRLKKTQLTKKLQKEICQLTTRYGRMNWA